From Triticum urartu cultivar G1812 chromosome 2, Tu2.1, whole genome shotgun sequence, a single genomic window includes:
- the LOC125533752 gene encoding UDP-glycosyltransferase 73C6-like gives METARKPHFVLVPWIGSISHIVPMTDIGCLLASHGASVAIITTPANASLVQSRVDRVTLGGTALAVTAIPFPAAEAGLPEGCERLDLITSPAMVPSFFEANKKFGEAVAQYCLRDAQRRPSCIVAGMCHTWTLPMARDLGVPCYIFHGFGAFALLCIEHLYRQGRQEGIASPDELVDISVLQAFECKILVRQLPPHFLPSTSMGSGVMQEVREFDMAVDGVVVNSFDELEHGSTALLAAAAGRKVLAVGPVSLCCAPSLDPQSDDARRCMSWLDGKKAKSVVYVSFGSAGCMPPAQLMQLGMALVSCRWPVMWVIRGADSLPDDVKVWLRENTDGDGDADSKCLVVRGWAPQVAILAHPAVGGFMTHCGWGSTLESVAAGVPMVTWPLFAEQFVNEKLIVDVLGIGVSVGVTKPTANVLTAGKHGSGEAEAEVGAEQVNSAVEKLMDGGDEGEDMRRKALACKAKANASLKEGGSSYNNLEELIQSCV, from the coding sequence ATGGAGACCGCCAGAAAGCCTCACTTTGTGCTCGTCCCATGGATAGGAAGCATCAGCCACATCGTCCCCATGACGGACATCGGCTGCCTTCTCGCCTCCCATGGAGCGTCGGTCGCCATCATCACGACGCCCGCCAACGCGTCGCTTGTCCAGAGCCGCGTCGACCGTGTCACCCTGGGCGGCACGGCGCTCGCGGTCACCGCGATCCCCTTCCCGGCCGCCGAAGCCGGCCTGCCGGAGGGGTGCGAGAGGTTGGACCTGATCACGTCCCCCGCCATGGTGCCTAGCTTCTTCGAAGCCAACAAGAAGTTCGGCGAGGCGGTGGCGCAGTACTGCCTTCGGGATGCGCAACGCCGGCCGAGCTGCATCGTCGCCGGGATGTGCCACACGTGGACGCTGCCCATGGCGCGAGACCTCGGCGTGCCCTGCTACATCTTCCACGGCTTCGGCGCGTTCGCCTTGCTCTGCATCGAGCACCTCTACAGGCAAGGCCGGCAAGAGGGGATTGCGTCTCCGGACGAGCTCGTCGACATCTCAGTCCTGCAGGCGTTCGAGTGCAAGATCCTCGTTAGGCAGCTGCCGCCGCATTTCTTGCCATCCACGTCCATGGGGAGCGGGGTGATGCAGGAGGTCCGGGAGTTCGACATGGCCGTGGACGGCGTCGTGGTGAACAGCTTCGACGAGCTGGAGCACGGCTCCACGGCGCTTCTCGCGGccgccgcaggcaggaaagttcTCGCCGTGGGGCCGGTCTCTCTGTGCTGCGCACCTAGTCTCGACCCGCAGAGCGATGACGCGAGGCGGTGCATGTCGTGGCTGGACGGCAAGAAGGCCAAGTCCGTGGTGTACGTGAGCTTCGGCAGCGCCGGGTGCATGCCGCCCGCGCAGCTCATGCAGCTCGGCATGGCCCTGGTCTCGTGCCGCTGGCCTGTCATGTGGGTTATCAGAGGCGCTGACTCGTTGCCCGACGACGTGAAGGTGTGGCTACGTGAGAAcaccgacggcgacggcgacgcgGACAGCAAGTGCCTCGTGGTGCGCGGGTGGGCGCCGCAGGTGGCCATCCTGGCGCACCCGGCGGTGGGCGGATTCATGACGCACTGTGGGTGGGGCTCGACCCTGGAGAGCGTCGCCGCCGGCGTGCCCATGGTCACCTGGCCTCTGTTCGCCGAGCAGTTCGTGAACGAGAAGCTGATCGTGGACGTGCTTGGCATCGGGGTGTCCGTCGGCGTGACAAAGCCAACGGCCAACGTCCTGACCGCTGGCAAACATGGCAGCGGAGAGGCGGAGGCGGAGGTTGGGGCGGAGCAAGTCAACAGCGCTGTGGAGAAGCTGATGGATGGAGGGGATGAAGGGGAGGACATGAGGAGGAAGGCTCTGGCATGTAAAGCGAAAGCAAACGCTTCTCTGAAGGAAGGTGGGTCGTCGTACAACAATTTAGAGGAATTGATTCAGTCTTGTGTCTGA